Proteins co-encoded in one Burkholderia ambifaria AMMD genomic window:
- the otsB gene encoding trehalose-phosphatase: protein MQSVPASLSLTDTAFFFDFDGTLVELAPTPDSIHVPPSLLTLLDELRRRSHGALAVVSGRGIDNLDAFLNMPDLPIAGLHGAERRDANGDTQRIGFNDDRLLRIERELASVVDRHPGMLLEIKGAAVALHYRNAPEREPAAREAAERLVAEYADAYVLQPGKMVFEIKPKGVDKGRALAAFLDEPPFAGRVPLFAGDDLTDEKGFAVVNARGGLSIKVGAGETSARMRLDSVDALHAQIARWLGAEQRGA from the coding sequence ATGCAATCCGTTCCGGCTTCCCTGTCCCTGACCGATACCGCGTTCTTTTTCGACTTCGACGGTACGCTCGTCGAACTGGCGCCGACGCCCGACAGCATTCACGTGCCGCCGTCGCTGCTGACGCTGCTCGATGAGCTGCGGCGCCGCTCGCATGGCGCGCTCGCCGTCGTGTCGGGCCGCGGCATCGACAACCTCGACGCGTTCCTGAACATGCCGGACCTGCCGATCGCCGGCCTGCACGGCGCCGAGCGTCGCGACGCGAACGGCGACACGCAGCGCATCGGCTTCAACGACGACCGGCTGTTGCGCATCGAGCGCGAACTCGCGTCCGTCGTCGACCGTCATCCGGGCATGCTGCTCGAAATCAAGGGAGCGGCCGTCGCGCTGCACTACCGCAATGCGCCCGAGCGCGAGCCGGCCGCGCGCGAAGCGGCCGAGCGCCTCGTCGCCGAATATGCGGACGCGTATGTGCTGCAGCCGGGCAAGATGGTGTTCGAGATCAAGCCGAAGGGTGTCGACAAGGGGCGCGCGCTGGCTGCGTTCCTCGACGAGCCGCCGTTCGCGGGCCGCGTGCCGCTGTTCGCGGGCGACGACCTGACCGACGAGAAGGGCTTCGCGGTGGTCAACGCGCGGGGCGGTCTGTCGATCAAGGTCGGCGCGGGCGAGACGTCGGCCCGCATGCGGCTCGACTCGGTCGACGCGCTGCACGCGCAGATTGCCCGCTGGCTTGGCGCGGAGCAGCGGGGCGCATGA
- the otsA gene encoding alpha,alpha-trehalose-phosphate synthase (UDP-forming), translating to MSRLIIVSNRVAPISEGEPAAGGLAIGVYDALKETGGMWFGWSGEVVASGAPQIRIEERGPVTFATVGLSRRDYDQYYRGFSNATLWPAFHYRADLIQYDRHEFDGYRRVNVWLAQQLVPLLQDDDVIWVHDYHLIPFARALREAGVKNRIGFFLHIPFPAAQVLVNVPPHRELVESLCAFDLLGFQTEPDLRAFCDYIEFEAGGEVAREGHTVRVSAFGNTLRAAAYPIGVYPDEIASLAQAAENGKAVRTLATSLRGRQLIMSVDRLDYSKGLVERFRAFEKLLEHQTSIRNRVSFLQIAPSTRADLRAYQDIRLQLEAESGRINGRYAELDWAPILYIHRQYDRQVLAALYRLARVGFVTPLRDGMNLVAKEYVSAQNPDDPGVLVLSRFAGAARELTGALIVNPIDIDGMADALSQALTMPLAERRARYADMIAQLRENNVSVWRDNFLRDLQRV from the coding sequence ATGAGTCGACTCATCATCGTTTCGAACCGCGTCGCCCCGATTTCGGAAGGTGAACCGGCGGCGGGTGGCCTCGCGATCGGCGTCTACGATGCGCTGAAGGAGACGGGCGGCATGTGGTTCGGCTGGAGCGGCGAGGTGGTCGCATCCGGTGCGCCGCAGATCCGCATCGAGGAGCGCGGCCCCGTGACGTTCGCGACCGTCGGGCTGTCGCGCCGCGATTACGACCAGTACTACCGCGGTTTCTCGAACGCGACGCTGTGGCCCGCGTTCCATTACCGCGCCGACCTGATCCAGTACGACCGCCACGAGTTCGACGGCTACCGCCGCGTGAACGTGTGGCTCGCGCAGCAGCTCGTGCCGCTGCTGCAGGACGACGACGTGATCTGGGTGCACGACTATCACCTGATCCCGTTCGCGCGTGCGCTGCGGGAGGCCGGCGTGAAGAACCGCATCGGCTTTTTCCTGCACATTCCGTTTCCGGCCGCGCAGGTGCTCGTCAACGTGCCGCCGCATCGCGAGCTTGTCGAGTCGCTGTGCGCGTTCGACTTGCTCGGCTTCCAGACCGAGCCCGACCTGCGCGCGTTCTGCGACTACATCGAGTTCGAGGCGGGCGGCGAAGTGGCGCGCGAAGGGCACACGGTGCGCGTGAGCGCGTTCGGCAACACGCTGCGCGCGGCCGCCTATCCGATCGGCGTGTATCCGGACGAGATCGCGTCGCTCGCGCAGGCGGCCGAGAACGGCAAGGCCGTGCGCACGCTGGCGACGTCGCTGCGCGGGCGCCAGTTGATCATGAGCGTCGACCGGCTCGATTATTCGAAAGGGCTCGTCGAGCGGTTCCGCGCGTTCGAGAAACTGCTGGAGCACCAGACGTCGATTCGCAACCGCGTGTCGTTCCTGCAGATCGCGCCATCGACGCGCGCCGACCTGCGCGCGTACCAGGACATCCGCCTGCAGCTCGAAGCGGAGTCGGGGCGCATCAACGGCCGCTACGCGGAACTCGACTGGGCGCCGATCCTCTACATTCACCGCCAGTACGACCGGCAGGTGCTGGCCGCGCTGTACCGGCTGGCGCGCGTGGGTTTCGTCACGCCGCTGCGCGACGGCATGAACCTCGTCGCGAAGGAGTACGTGTCCGCGCAGAATCCGGACGATCCGGGCGTGCTGGTGCTGTCGCGCTTCGCGGGCGCGGCGCGTGAGCTGACGGGCGCGCTGATCGTGAATCCGATCGACATCGACGGAATGGCCGATGCGTTGTCGCAGGCGCTGACGATGCCGCTCGCCGAGCGGCGCGCGCGTTATGCGGACATGATCGCGCAGCTGCGCGAGAACAACGTGTCGGTGTGGCGCGACAACTTCCTGCGCGACCTGCAGCGCGTGTAG
- a CDS encoding ABC transporter ATP-binding protein, with translation MESLTPAQRNAHNAKLSSYAHRPIAFLFRYIRLHPVAHLVVLCSVLAAVGCALGSQYAIKHLIDVLATGRHHPGPLWSAFALLVGLIAADNLLWRVGGWAAAHTFVAVTGDLRRDLFQYLIGHSPTYYSEKQPGTLASRITATSNAVYTSENTMAWNVLPPCIAVMGAILMIIVVNPLMAAGLLGCSAVLSIILFKLAGRGSARHHAFAAKAAAVDGELVDVIGNMGLVRAFGMTVREQKRFSATIKAEMDARQQSLFYLEKLRLLHAVITAMLSAGLLGWALWLWDQGRATSGDIVLVSSLGFTILHGTRDLAVALVDVTQHVARLSEAVKTLLEPHGMPDHSDAKPLAATGGRVDFERVTFAYPHRRAILDHFDLHIEPGQRVGLIGKSGAGKSTVLALLQRFYDTQDGVVKVDGQDVKVITQDSLRHAIALVPQDISLLHRTIYDNIAYGRPDATREQVLAAARDARCAEFIEAMPEGYDTIVGDRGVKLSGGQRQRIAIARAILKDAPILLLDEATSALDSSSEEAIQSALDRLMVGRTVIAIAHRLSTLRNFDRIIVMSNGKVIDDGSPDVLRNRPGLYRDLLAKQHGRHHAPDGTAPTGERVA, from the coding sequence TTGGAATCTCTTACCCCCGCCCAGCGCAACGCCCACAACGCGAAGCTCTCGAGCTACGCGCACCGGCCGATCGCGTTCCTGTTCCGCTACATCCGCCTGCATCCCGTTGCTCACCTCGTCGTGCTCTGCAGCGTGCTGGCTGCCGTCGGCTGCGCGCTCGGCTCGCAATACGCGATCAAGCACCTGATCGACGTGCTGGCGACCGGGCGCCATCATCCGGGCCCGCTGTGGAGCGCGTTCGCGCTGCTCGTCGGGCTGATCGCGGCCGACAACCTGCTGTGGCGGGTCGGCGGCTGGGCTGCCGCGCACACGTTCGTCGCGGTCACCGGCGACCTGCGGCGCGACCTGTTCCAGTATCTGATCGGCCATTCGCCGACCTACTACTCGGAAAAGCAGCCGGGCACGCTCGCAAGCCGCATCACGGCCACGTCGAACGCCGTCTATACGTCGGAGAACACGATGGCGTGGAACGTGCTGCCGCCGTGCATCGCGGTGATGGGCGCGATCCTGATGATCATCGTCGTCAATCCGCTGATGGCCGCCGGCCTGCTCGGCTGCTCGGCCGTGCTGTCGATCATCCTGTTCAAGCTGGCCGGGCGCGGCTCGGCGCGCCACCATGCATTCGCGGCGAAGGCCGCGGCGGTCGACGGCGAGCTCGTCGACGTGATCGGCAACATGGGGCTCGTGCGTGCGTTCGGGATGACGGTGCGCGAACAGAAGCGCTTCAGCGCAACGATCAAGGCGGAGATGGACGCACGCCAGCAGAGCCTGTTCTATCTCGAGAAGCTGCGGCTGCTGCATGCGGTGATCACCGCGATGCTGTCGGCCGGCCTGCTCGGCTGGGCGCTGTGGCTGTGGGACCAGGGCCGCGCGACGTCGGGCGACATCGTGCTCGTCAGCTCGCTCGGCTTCACGATCCTGCACGGCACGCGCGACCTCGCGGTCGCGCTCGTCGACGTCACGCAGCACGTCGCGCGCCTGTCCGAAGCCGTGAAGACGCTGCTCGAACCGCACGGGATGCCCGACCACTCCGACGCGAAGCCGCTGGCGGCCACGGGCGGGCGCGTCGATTTCGAACGGGTGACGTTCGCGTATCCGCACCGCCGCGCGATCCTCGACCACTTCGACCTCCATATCGAGCCGGGCCAGCGTGTCGGCCTCATTGGCAAGTCGGGCGCCGGCAAGTCGACCGTGCTCGCGCTGCTGCAGCGCTTCTACGACACGCAGGACGGCGTCGTGAAGGTCGACGGCCAGGACGTGAAGGTGATCACGCAGGACAGCCTGCGCCACGCGATCGCGCTCGTGCCGCAGGACATCTCGCTGCTGCACCGGACGATCTACGACAACATCGCCTATGGCCGCCCCGACGCGACCCGCGAGCAAGTGCTCGCCGCCGCGCGCGACGCGCGCTGCGCGGAGTTCATCGAAGCGATGCCGGAAGGCTATGACACGATCGTCGGCGACCGCGGCGTCAAGCTGTCGGGCGGCCAGCGCCAGCGCATCGCGATCGCGCGCGCGATCCTGAAGGATGCGCCGATCCTGCTGCTCGACGAAGCGACGTCCGCACTCGACAGCTCGTCCGAGGAAGCGATCCAGAGCGCGCTCGACCGCCTGATGGTCGGCCGCACGGTGATCGCGATCGCGCACCGGCTGTCGACGCTGCGCAACTTCGACCGGATCATCGTGATGAGCAACGGCAAGGTGATCGACGACGGCAGCCCCGACGTGCTGCGCAACCGCCCCGGTCTGTACCGCGACCTGCTCGCGAAGCAGCACGGCCGCCATCACGCGCCCGACGGCACCGCGCCGACCGGCGAACGCGTGGCCTGA
- a CDS encoding glycosyltransferase family 4 protein: protein MRIAQIAPLHEAVPPKLYGGTERVVSYLTEALVEMGHDVTLFASGDSQTSAKLEACWPQALRLDPTIRDVMAPHMLLLEQVRRRAEEFDVLHCHIDYYPFSLFSRQPVPHLTTMHGRLDLPELQPIFNAFSDVPVVSISDNQRIPLPQANWLSTVYHGLPENLLTPIPNVKPSYLAFLGRISPEKRVDTAIRIAEQAGLPIKIAAKLDKADRAYYEEKIKPLFALPHVEYIGEISESEKTEFLGNAHALLFPIDWPEPFGLVMIEAMACGTPVIAFKRGSVPEVIDNGVSGFVVEDELSAVAALNRLDTLPREKVRAAFEARFSSKVMAQNYVKGYEELLRQKHRTVLREVNAN from the coding sequence ATGCGAATCGCCCAAATCGCTCCGTTGCATGAGGCAGTCCCCCCGAAGCTTTACGGTGGTACCGAGCGAGTGGTGTCCTATCTGACCGAAGCACTTGTCGAGATGGGGCATGACGTCACGCTCTTCGCGAGCGGCGATTCGCAGACCTCCGCGAAGCTCGAAGCGTGCTGGCCGCAGGCGCTGCGCCTCGACCCGACGATCCGCGACGTGATGGCCCCGCACATGCTGCTCCTCGAGCAAGTGCGCCGCCGCGCGGAAGAGTTCGACGTCCTGCACTGCCACATCGACTACTACCCGTTCTCGCTGTTCTCGCGCCAGCCGGTCCCGCATCTGACGACGATGCACGGCCGTCTCGACCTGCCGGAACTGCAGCCGATCTTCAACGCGTTCAGCGACGTGCCGGTCGTGTCGATTTCCGACAACCAGCGCATCCCGCTGCCGCAGGCGAACTGGCTGTCGACCGTGTATCACGGCCTGCCGGAAAACCTGCTGACGCCGATCCCGAACGTGAAGCCGAGCTATCTCGCGTTCCTCGGCCGTATCTCGCCGGAAAAGCGTGTCGACACCGCGATCCGCATCGCCGAGCAGGCCGGCCTGCCGATCAAGATCGCCGCGAAGCTCGACAAGGCTGACCGCGCGTACTACGAAGAGAAGATCAAGCCGCTGTTCGCGCTGCCGCACGTCGAGTATATCGGCGAAATCAGCGAGTCGGAAAAGACCGAATTCCTGGGCAACGCGCACGCGCTGCTGTTCCCGATCGACTGGCCGGAGCCGTTCGGCCTGGTGATGATCGAGGCGATGGCTTGCGGCACGCCGGTGATCGCGTTCAAGCGCGGCTCGGTGCCGGAAGTGATCGACAACGGCGTGTCGGGCTTCGTCGTCGAAGACGAACTCTCGGCCGTTGCGGCGCTCAACCGCCTCGATACGCTGCCGCGCGAGAAGGTGCGGGCCGCGTTCGAAGCACGCTTCTCGTCGAAGGTGATGGCGCAGAACTACGTGAAGGGCTACGAGGAACTGCTGCGCCAGAAGCACCGCACGGTGCTGCGCGAAGTCAACGCAAACTGA
- a CDS encoding DUF2214 family protein: MIVRWLLAAVHLMAFGVAFAAIAGRNRALRRVIASAQAADLPGVFKADAAWGLSALVLIATGLARAFGGFEKGSAYYLHEPLFHLKMTALVLILLLEVVPMLGLIRWRVAARRQQMPDLGRARTYVRIGHWQAVLVMVIVLAASGMARGIWAAGQL; encoded by the coding sequence ATGATCGTCCGCTGGTTGCTGGCAGCCGTTCACCTGATGGCGTTTGGCGTCGCGTTCGCCGCGATCGCGGGGCGCAACCGCGCGCTGCGCCGGGTCATCGCGTCCGCGCAGGCCGCCGACCTGCCCGGCGTGTTCAAGGCCGATGCGGCCTGGGGATTGTCCGCGCTGGTGCTGATCGCGACGGGGCTCGCGCGCGCGTTCGGCGGCTTCGAGAAAGGCTCCGCGTATTACCTTCACGAGCCGCTCTTTCACCTCAAGATGACCGCGCTCGTGCTGATCCTGCTGCTCGAGGTCGTGCCGATGCTCGGGCTGATCCGCTGGCGCGTCGCCGCGCGGCGGCAGCAGATGCCGGATCTCGGCCGCGCACGGACCTATGTGCGGATCGGTCACTGGCAGGCCGTGCTCGTGATGGTGATCGTGTTGGCCGCGTCGGGGATGGCGCGGGGGATCTGGGCAGCCGGGCAGCTTTGA
- the gudD gene encoding glucarate dehydratase codes for MNAVTASPSHDTPRIVELQAIPVAGHDSMLLNLSGAHGPFFTRNLVILKDSAGRTGVGEVPGGESIRRTLEDARALVVGQPVGNYHAVLNDVRRTFADRDVSGRGLQTFDLRTTIHAVTALEAALLDLLGQHLGVPVAALLGEGQQRERVEMLGYLFYVGDRGKTALPYRDGRGATDEWTRVRDEAALTPEAVVRLAEAAHARYGFNDFKLKGGVFEGAREIEAVTALAERFPEARVTLDPNGAWSLDEAVRLCRDLHHVLAYAEDPCGAENGYSGREVMAEFRRSTGLPTATNMIATDWRQMGHAVQLHAVDIPLADPHFWTMQGSVRVAQMCRDWGLTWGSHSNNHFDVSLAMFTHVAAAAPGQVTAIDTHWIWQDGERLTREPLKIENGLVEVPKRPGLGIDIDMDAVAVAHELYKQHGLGARDDAAAMQYLIPGWTFNNKRPCLVR; via the coding sequence ATGAACGCCGTCACTGCCTCGCCTTCCCACGACACGCCGCGCATCGTCGAGCTGCAAGCCATTCCGGTCGCCGGCCACGACAGCATGCTGCTCAACCTGAGCGGCGCGCACGGTCCGTTCTTCACCCGCAACCTCGTGATCCTGAAGGACAGCGCGGGCCGGACCGGCGTCGGCGAAGTGCCGGGCGGCGAAAGCATCCGCCGCACGCTCGAGGATGCGCGCGCGCTCGTCGTCGGCCAGCCGGTCGGCAACTACCACGCGGTGCTCAACGACGTGCGGCGCACCTTTGCCGATCGCGACGTGAGCGGCCGCGGCCTGCAGACGTTCGACCTGCGCACCACGATCCACGCGGTCACCGCGCTCGAAGCCGCGCTGCTCGACCTGCTCGGCCAGCATCTCGGCGTGCCCGTGGCCGCGCTGCTCGGCGAAGGGCAGCAGCGCGAGCGCGTCGAGATGCTCGGCTACCTGTTCTACGTCGGCGACCGCGGCAAGACCGCGCTGCCCTATCGCGACGGCCGCGGCGCGACCGACGAGTGGACCCGCGTGCGCGACGAGGCCGCGCTGACGCCCGAGGCGGTCGTGCGCCTCGCCGAAGCCGCGCACGCGCGCTACGGTTTCAACGACTTCAAGCTGAAGGGCGGCGTGTTCGAAGGCGCGCGCGAGATCGAAGCCGTGACGGCGCTGGCCGAGCGCTTCCCCGAAGCGCGCGTGACGCTCGATCCGAACGGCGCGTGGTCGCTCGACGAGGCCGTGCGGCTGTGCCGAGACCTGCACCACGTGCTCGCGTATGCGGAAGATCCGTGCGGCGCGGAGAACGGCTACTCGGGCCGCGAGGTGATGGCCGAATTCCGCCGCTCGACCGGGCTGCCGACGGCCACCAACATGATCGCGACCGACTGGCGCCAGATGGGCCACGCGGTGCAGCTGCACGCCGTCGACATCCCGCTCGCCGACCCGCACTTCTGGACGATGCAGGGCTCGGTGCGCGTCGCGCAGATGTGCCGCGACTGGGGCCTCACGTGGGGTTCGCATTCGAACAACCACTTCGACGTGTCGCTCGCGATGTTCACGCACGTCGCGGCCGCGGCGCCCGGGCAAGTCACCGCGATCGACACGCACTGGATCTGGCAGGATGGCGAACGGCTCACTCGCGAGCCGCTGAAGATCGAGAACGGGCTCGTTGAAGTGCCGAAGCGGCCGGGCCTCGGCATCGACATCGACATGGATGCGGTCGCGGTCGCGCACGAGCTGTACAAGCAACACGGGCTCGGCGCGCGCGACGATGCGGCGGCGATGCAGTATCTGATTCCGGGGTGGACGTTCAACAACAAGCGCCCCTGCCTCGTGCGCTGA
- a CDS encoding FadR/GntR family transcriptional regulator — translation MSVPTLPAAPRRRARSLAQDVVDALTAQIENGTLRPGDKLPTETEVMAAQGVSRTVVREAISRMQASHLIETRHGIGSFVLEPSRRQALGIDPATIMTLRDVLAVLELRISLESECASLAAQRANDTDLAALRRALDAIASGAGGGRDTAQLDFNFHLQIAQSTGNRYFVDIMTQLGASIIPRTRVNSARFAGDDLERYVGRLNHEHEDIYEAIARHDPEAARAAMRTHLTNSRERLRRAHEAAEAERDTQTN, via the coding sequence ATGTCCGTGCCCACGCTTCCTGCTGCGCCGCGCCGTCGCGCACGCAGCCTCGCACAAGATGTCGTCGACGCGCTGACCGCGCAGATCGAAAACGGCACGCTGCGTCCCGGTGACAAGCTGCCGACCGAAACCGAAGTCATGGCGGCGCAGGGCGTCAGCCGCACGGTCGTGCGCGAAGCGATTTCGCGGATGCAGGCGAGCCACCTCATCGAGACGCGCCACGGCATCGGCAGCTTCGTGCTCGAACCGTCGCGCCGCCAGGCGCTCGGCATCGATCCCGCGACCATCATGACGCTGCGCGACGTGCTCGCGGTGCTCGAGCTGCGCATCAGCCTCGAAAGCGAATGCGCGAGCCTCGCCGCGCAGCGCGCGAACGACACCGACCTCGCCGCGCTGCGGCGTGCGCTCGACGCGATCGCGTCGGGGGCGGGCGGCGGGCGCGACACCGCGCAGCTCGACTTCAACTTCCACCTGCAGATCGCGCAGTCCACCGGCAACCGCTACTTCGTCGACATCATGACGCAGCTCGGCGCGTCGATCATCCCGCGCACGCGTGTGAACTCGGCGCGCTTCGCCGGCGACGACCTCGAGCGCTATGTCGGCCGGCTCAATCACGAGCACGAGGACATCTACGAGGCGATCGCGCGTCACGATCCGGAAGCCGCGCGTGCTGCCATGCGCACGCACCTGACCAACAGTCGCGAGCGGCTGCGCCGCGCACACGAGGCGGCCGAGGCGGAACGCGACACGCAGACCAACTGA